The segment TGGCGGTCCTGCGAGTGTTTTCGATTAGGGTGTGTGCTGGGATATGGAAGGCATACTCTTACTGGGATATGGAAGGCATACTCTTACTGGGATATGGAAGGCATACTCTTACTGGGATATGGAAGGCATACTCTTACTGGGATATGGAAGGCATACTCTTACTGGGATATGGAAGGCATACTCTTACTGGGATATGGAAGGCATACTCTTACTGGGATATGGAAGGCATACTCTTACTGGGATATGGAAGGCATACTCTTACTGGGATATGGAAGGCATACTCTTACTGGGATATGGAAGGCATACTCTTACTGGGATATGGAAGGCATACTCTTACTGGGATATGGAAGGCATACTCTTACTGGGATATGGAAGGCATACTCTTACTGGGATATGGAAGGCATACTCTTACTGGGATATGGAAGGCATACTCTTACTGGGATATGGAAGGCATACTCTTACTGGGATATGGAAGGCATACTCTTAGGCTGTGCATGAATAAAACAAGCAGCTTCATCTGCCTTTCAATGCACGAACCAAGGCAGCAGAACAGTCATTATATACAATTACTCAGAAATGTAACTGCGTTCACAGTCTACACAAACACAGTCAATTCAAAAGAatagtaaaaacaaagcaaagtctGAGAATGAAGTAAGAAGTGCTGTCGTTCTTCATCGTATTGAATCACAGGCACATGTACCGATCAAGAGCTCCACCTAGTGGCACTGACTGGAACTGCTATCCAATATGAGGATGTCTGTTTGGCTATTTCTGTATTgccttttttctcttttattgCCTTTTTTCATTGCCTGAGGGGATGTATAACCTTCAAATAGGGAATTAACCATATCGTGTTGTTAATCAGATAACATCACAGTTTCATCTGTACCTCTATTTGCCACAACATCTAGTAAACCGTGCCAAGAATCAGGGATAAACACCAGCCCATTTGTTCTGAAATCACACATTGTTTTGAGGGTGAAGGACTGCATTAATGTTAAACTCCAGGTGCTTCTTGTTTATTATTGAGGTGCTGCAATTGAAACTGAGTTTTGTTTCACCCATTCTTCCGTTATGTTCTTGTGTTTTCTTTCGTTTCTCCAGTATATCTTCACACAAAGATATTGCAGCTCTTCCTACATGCATTCCCCTCCTACCTGAGAAGGCTCCTCCCCCCAGTGTTTCCGCGGCGACGGCGAGCACTCTGGCGAAGTTGGCGTCGTTCATGAAGGATCCGTCGGAGGAGCTGATCAGGCTGGCGCGGGCGCTGGGGGCGTTCCCCTCCGAGATGGAGCCCCAGCCGTTCCACAGAGAGCCCTCCCATTCGCTGCAGCAGGACGAGGGGGTGGGGCAGCGACGGGGGGTGCCCCCACGTGGGCGGAGCTGCTGTGACCCCGGCACGTCCAGGTCGTCAGCAAGGTCTTCCGCGTCCAGGTCAGAGGGCATCGGCCCGCAGATGTATCCAAAAGTGGGGGTCGGGGAGAATGGGTGTGGCAGAGAGGGAGGACTGTCCGACAGAACACTGCTGAGAAACaccagggagagagggagcgaaggagagagggagagagggaggtcaCAATCAGATACAACCATGGGCCAATCATTCTCCTTATAGACAGCATTAAAGAATCGAGAACCAAAGTGAATACTATTAAACCAAATAGTTTTCCCCTTTAAGAGTTATAATACTACGTAGCTCCTAAATACGGGTAGGTACTGTGTGGACTACATCAAAATACCACTGAACAGAATAAGAAAAGACAATTAATGAAGTCATGATAGTTTTCTGTTGCGCATCCTTAGTACAGTTCCAGAGTGCAGTATGAGTCAGCGTGGGTTCATGGGGAGAGCTCCTACCTGCAGTCCTCAGCTTCATGCCTCAGCTCCAGATACTGCTCCACCTCTTGAGCAGTCAGGGGGCCGTCGTTCTGCTCatcgagggagagggagaaggacgCAGTGGAGAACCGGCTGTAAGACAGGGTGAGGTAAGAGGGGTCATCCCTGGCAGGGATCTCCTGGGGTCCTGGACCAGCTCCCCCCAACAGCACAGAGCCTCCTTCCACAGTCAGCTTAGTGGACCTGCTGGAGCTGTGGGGAGAGCAAACAGCTGGGGGTTAGATTAGATTCCCCACAACCACACTGCCTTCCAGTTTCTCAGCTCTAATGATAAGGACACACTGCCTCCcaattcctcagctctaaccactagaccacactgcctcccagcccctcatcTTTAACTACAAGGAAACAGTCCCAGTCCCTGAGTTCCAGCACCCTGCCCGGGTTCctatacgagagagagagagcttcacTCACTCCTCCTCGGAGCTCAGGCTCTGGGTGTCGTCCTCGAGCTCAGGGAAAGGGGGCGGGGCCGGCGGCACATCAATCATCCGCAGAGAAGCAGAGTAGTGCAGGATCTTGGGTGAGCCGGCTGACTTCGAACCCACAGGAAAACCAcctaacatgaataaaaaaataaaaaaataaaaatgtacaaccTTGTAAAAACATATCGCTTTTTACTACATATTAAACAATTGAACTGAATTGCTGTTGTAATGTAAATCATTTTATTCAGCGAAACAAGAAgcttcatttttaaattgtgcatgtattaaaacaaaaagtacttTACCACCACCTTGTGGCTACAATGTCTAATTACAGCGACTGTGCATCCTTCCATCCCATTAATTTGTTTGGTATGAGGCTGGGTATATAATTCTGGACAACTGTATCGGCAAAGCATAGTAAATGCACACTGAAACTTATAAAAGTGTGTCTGTATTTACATGTGGTCTTTCAATCCATGTGGTTTGTTAAACACGGGGTGATGCATATAGTATAGACAGGTGGCTCATCAGAAGACCTTACCTTTAGCGATGTGGCACACCCTGGCAACGTTGGCTCTGGGGGCACTCTTCAGCAGCTCAGAACATTGCCACGTTGGCACCAAGGGAGCGCTGTTCACAGCATGCAGCTCTGGGGACccagaaacaaaacacagtgagtctcttgcactggcataaacaGTTGCTGATAAAGACTGACACAAAAACTCTGTGTTCTCTTAATATTAAATGAGGTTCAGTTTGAGAGCCAGTGTGTTGCAGGTCAAGACAAGTCGAAATACAAAAGTGGGCAGACCATAATTCTCCTCACCTCTTTTGTAGTTTTTCTCCCATGATTCCTTGAGCACGCCCATGTTGGGCTGGGCAGGCAGTGCCTGTTTCCACGGTAACCTCTGCCGCTCCGCGTCGGTGCTGCTTTTAAAGACAGGCTGAGAGAACCGGGCAGCATCGGGAGTCTTGGCACCGGGATGCGGGACCTTCGGGCTGCGGCTCGGGCTGCTAAAGGTCCTCAGTCCCACCCCTGAGAGATCCACGTAAAAGGTACCGTAGAGACCGCAGTTATCAGGCACAATGGGGACGGCTGTGTCTGGAGGACAGGGGTCCTTCTCGTTCTTCGGCAAAGCTGCAGGCAGGAGCAAAGCAAAGACGGGTTACCAGACAATAAAATTACAGTCATCACAAGGGCAAAATACGATCTCAAGCctcttcatttatttaatttgcagGTGCTTGACAACAAGAGGAATAGCAGAATAGCTCTTGTGACATTAAAGTCATAATATTTTGGTGCTTGATTAATACTAACGGGTGTGCAGAACATCTTTAATCTTGGTTAACTGGGCATCCTGTGCGTTATTCAATATCCCTTTTAAACAAAGCGCTCTTACATATTGTTGGTACTGGTTGTCACTGCATGCAAAGTAAAAATGGCACTTAAAGAACTAATCAATATCAAGGTTTTACATGATGTATTACATATGTTTTTGTGCAGAAGTTTAAATCAGTAGTTCTCTTTGGTTAGGCTGTGCTAAGCTAGATCACTAGATCACCAGATCACTCGATCCACTCACTGGTCTTCCTGAAGCCAGGGTTCTCCTTGCTCTGGGCCCACAGTCCGGGATAGCGCTCGCTGCAGGGGGCTGACTTCCAGGCGCTGGAGCTCCAAGGGGAGTCAGGAGCTGCCATCCTGCACAGGAGAGGAGCGTGTTACACACCCTGCAAACACTGCCTCACAGCTTCACTGAGAGCGCTACACTCACCGTGCAAACACTCTGCCTCACAGCTTCACTGAGAGCGCTACACTCATCCTGCAAACACTCTGCCTCACAGCTTCATTGAGAGCGCTACACTCACCCTGCAAACACTCTGCCTCACAGCTTCACTGAGAGCGCTACACTCACCCTGCAAACACTCTGCCTCACAGCTTCACTGAGAGCGCTACACTCACCCTGCAAACACTCTGCCTCACAGCTTCATTGAGAGCGCTACACTCACCCTGCAAACACTCTGACTCACACCTTCACTGAGAGCGCTACACTCACCGTGCAAACACTCTGCCTCACAGCTTCACTGAGAGCGCTACACTCACCGTGCAAACACTCTGCCTCACAGCTTCATTGAGAGCGCTACACTCACCCTGCAAACACTCTGACTCACACCTTCACTGAGAGCGCTACACTCACCGTGCAAACACTCTGCCTCACAGCTTCACTGAGAGCGCTACACTCACCCTGCAAACACTCTGCCTCACAGCTTCACTGAGAGCGCTACACTCACCCTGCAAACACTCTGCCTCACAGCTTCATTGAGAGCGCTACTCACCCTGCAAACACTCTGCCTCACAGCTTCATTGAGAGCGTTACACTTACCCTGCAAACACTCTCTATGAATTCTGTGAAATACTCCAACACCACCCCATCCCACCCCAGTGTACCCCCAAAAGACTGTGTTTGGGCTGTATGCCCCTCCATTACCTGTGTTTGATAATGAGGTCTTCACTTGCCATTCTGTACAAGCCTGGGGACAGAGAAGCAGGATTAAGAAAGAAAGCCGCTGCATGTTATGTGTTTGCATGTCATACTGTGCATACTGTACAGTGGACTGAGAGCTTAAACGCTTCCCTTGTTTTTCTCAAATCATCAAAAAACATGGGAGGGGAAATCCTCTTGTCCTGGATTGGTTGTGTTAAATATGATAATTTAGCAGACTGGCTTGTCACCTAATGAACTAGATCTTAATTAATTCATTCGCATGTACACATACCAGGGATCACCCATTAGGTCAGCTTCAATTTACCATTCATTCATTTTGTAGGAAAGGTTTCAGAGACAGTCAATTCTAAGTCTGGTTTATTGGAGCAAACAGCGATTACAGATAAGTAAGAAACAATCTAAGATTCTCTCTCAGATATCTGTGAGTGAGATGACTAAGGACAGCACCCCAACAGGCTACTTGCAAATTTTGCtcaatgctttcaaaacaagcctcTATTTATATTGACATCACGGTTGCCAGGGTAACATCCTTGCTCCACACAAAATGGACAGAGCCTGGTCGTTAAGAACATTGCTTACTTGCTGAGGTGTGGTGGGCGTGTTTGACCCGGGCTTGCCGGCCGTGTCGTCGGTACAGACACACCGCCGAGACCATGAGAGCCAGCCACAAGAGGGCGCCAGCGCTGCCGATAAACACAGGGCCCCGCAGAACCCTCAGAACCTGATCCAGGGGGCCCGCGTCGAGGGGTGGGGGGGCAGCAGCCTCCATGGAGGGCTCTGGAGAGGGGACAGGACAGagtcactgaaacacactgcagaGTGCAAGCTCATATCTGATATTAATatttggacacacacacacaaagacattaGCTATAACTTGGTCAAGTAGAAAAATGCTTTCATCAAGAACACATTAGCCGGCAGGCTGGTCCGTTTGTCATGATTTCTCAAACAATGTAATTAACTAGCGGACACTGACCCATgaagaggaggtggggctcgctCAGCTGCCCCACTCCAGCTCCGTTGACGGCTGCCACACTGATCCAGTACTGTGTGTCAGGGTCCAGTGCTGTGATCTCCAGGCTGTGAGTCCCGCTGTCCACTGTCCAGTTAGAGGACAGCTGGCCCCCCGAACGCACACACCACACCTGAAACACATTGCAGCATAGCCATCCCTTCACTTTCAAATCCCTGACACAATGACAGCATTGCAGGGAAGACAaatcctattgcattgcagtttcacacattccaggttttactatgagcttgattagaaactgtgtataggtaacaagcggaggtgcgtcttattaaactcatagtaaaaccagtaatggatcaaactgctttgcaatgggagtcttattgccatccccgCATTACACCACATGGAGCCACTGAATCAGATTGTCCCAATTCTGTCCACTGCTGTCAGTGTAAATGTTATTGGTGTATTACTGACATTATTGGAGGTTTTTTTTCCTTCCTGTATGTATCTACGTTATTCTGGTGGAACAAATAAAAAGGGTTTTATTATAAAaccaattttaaaatattttcatcaACTACCTCTAGGGGTCGCTGTTACCTGGTAACTCCGAATGATTCCATTGTGCGCCTCATGAGGGG is part of the Acipenser ruthenus chromosome 39, fAciRut3.2 maternal haplotype, whole genome shotgun sequence genome and harbors:
- the LOC131707298 gene encoding roundabout homolog 1-like isoform X3, whose product is MLGFWVLRFCMLWHILLTPEGSWLRLDESPPRIVHHPSDLVVKADSPASLSCRAEGNPPPVIEWHRNGAPLETNRPGGQSSAIVLPDGNLFFLRVVPGRRGHSDEGVYTCIARNSLGKATSNATLYIAALREEFRAQPSDVEVAVGEPAVMNCTPPKGHPEPNITWKKDGALINRTQERYNILNGRLVIANAQKNDSGVYVCLAWNIVGERESRAGRLSVLEKPVFARKPSDATVKVGGSVQFRCEAKGDPMPAVRWSKEQGQLPSGRYEVNPDQTLRIHYITAPDSGRYTCTATNQVGSTSVSASLAVQEALDTGQRDLHKELSMLRIHLENVTVHPLLSNAAHILWKVQSEPHHLSGFEVLCRSLMPASSDWTERKFPVQRSAVIGPLKRGYKYEFKVRPFVGGLYGRESNTKHLRIPEQVPSAPPLGVEVTMSAENNGTVLVSWEPPPHEAHNGIIRSYQVWCVRSGGQLSSNWTVDSGTHSLEITALDPDTQYWISVAAVNGAGVGQLSEPHLLFMEPSMEAAAPPPLDAGPLDQVLRVLRGPVFIGSAGALLWLALMVSAVCLYRRHGRQARVKHAHHTSASLYRMASEDLIIKHRMAAPDSPWSSSAWKSAPCSERYPGLWAQSKENPGFRKTTLPKNEKDPCPPDTAVPIVPDNCGLYGTFYVDLSGVGLRTFSSPSRSPKVPHPGAKTPDAARFSQPVFKSSTDAERQRLPWKQALPAQPNMGVLKESWEKNYKRELHAVNSAPLVPTWQCSELLKSAPRANVARVCHIAKGGFPVGSKSAGSPKILHYSASLRMIDVPPAPPPFPELEDDTQSLSSEEDSSRSTKLTVEGGSVLLGGAGPGPQEIPARDDPSYLTLSYSRFSTASFSLSLDEQNDGPLTAQEVEQYLELRHEAEDCSSVLSDSPPSLPHPFSPTPTFGYICGPMPSDLDAEDLADDLDVPGSQQLRPRGGTPRRCPTPSSCCSEWEGSLWNGWGSISEGNAPSARASLISSSDGSFMNDANFARVLAVAAETLGGGAFSDFSPPASPLSGLYPAREPFLGGLESLPVWDWNTAWVEEMEARYSLSRRAGATEPQGEGKQDERELDNRCSLDPPTTPASHQH
- the LOC131707298 gene encoding roundabout homolog 1-like isoform X1 gives rise to the protein MHRVLLLFALWFCTWADGSRQCHCQCTCSPELAPSRDSRGPGREHTGQRPPRFPHLRHRAHGKKGSWLRLDESPPRIVHHPSDLVVKADSPASLSCRAEGNPPPVIEWHRNGAPLETNRPGGQSSAIVLPDGNLFFLRVVPGRRGHSDEGVYTCIARNSLGKATSNATLYIAALREEFRAQPSDVEVAVGEPAVMNCTPPKGHPEPNITWKKDGALINRTQERYNILNGRLVIANAQKNDSGVYVCLAWNIVGERESRAGRLSVLEKPVFARKPSDATVKVGGSVQFRCEAKGDPMPAVRWSKEQGQLPSGRYEVNPDQTLRIHYITAPDSGRYTCTATNQVGSTSVSASLAVQEALDTGQRDLHKELSMLRIHLENVTVHPLLSNAAHILWKVQSEPHHLSGFEVLCRSLMPASSDWTERKFPVQRSAVIGPLKRGYKYEFKVRPFVGGLYGRESNTKHLRIPEQVPSAPPLGVEVTMSAENNGTVLVSWEPPPHEAHNGIIRSYQVWCVRSGGQLSSNWTVDSGTHSLEITALDPDTQYWISVAAVNGAGVGQLSEPHLLFMEPSMEAAAPPPLDAGPLDQVLRVLRGPVFIGSAGALLWLALMVSAVCLYRRHGRQARVKHAHHTSASLYRMASEDLIIKHRMAAPDSPWSSSAWKSAPCSERYPGLWAQSKENPGFRKTTLPKNEKDPCPPDTAVPIVPDNCGLYGTFYVDLSGVGLRTFSSPSRSPKVPHPGAKTPDAARFSQPVFKSSTDAERQRLPWKQALPAQPNMGVLKESWEKNYKRELHAVNSAPLVPTWQCSELLKSAPRANVARVCHIAKGGFPVGSKSAGSPKILHYSASLRMIDVPPAPPPFPELEDDTQSLSSEEDSSRSTKLTVEGGSVLLGGAGPGPQEIPARDDPSYLTLSYSRFSTASFSLSLDEQNDGPLTAQEVEQYLELRHEAEDCSSVLSDSPPSLPHPFSPTPTFGYICGPMPSDLDAEDLADDLDVPGSQQLRPRGGTPRRCPTPSSCCSEWEGSLWNGWGSISEGNAPSARASLISSSDGSFMNDANFARVLAVAAETLGGGAFSDFSPPASPLSGLYPAREPFLGGLESLPVWDWNTAWVEEMEARYSLSRRAGATEPQGEGKQDERELDNRCSLDPPTTPASHQH
- the LOC131707298 gene encoding roundabout homolog 1-like isoform X2, with product MHRVLLLFALWFCTWADGSRQCHCQCTCSPELAPSRDSRGPGREHTGQRPPRFPHLRHRAHGKKGSWLRLDESPPRIVHHPSDLVVKADSPASLSCRAEGNPPPVIEWHRNGAPLETNRPGGQSSAIVLPDGNLFFLRVVPGRRGHSDEGVYTCIARNSLGKATSNATLYIAALREEFRAQPSDVEVAVGEPAVMNCTPPKGHPEPNITWKKDGALINRTQERYNILNGRLVIANAQKNDSGVYVCLAWNIVGERESRAGRLSVLEKPVFARKPSDATVKVGGSVQFRCEAKGDPMPAVRWSKEQGQLPSGRYEVNPDQTLRIHYITAPDSGRYTCTATNQVGSTSVSASLAVQEALDTGQRDLHKELSMLRIHLENVTVHPLLSNAAHILWKVQSEPHHLSGFEVLCRSLMPASSDWTERKFPVQRSAVIGPLKRGYKYEFKVRPFVGGLYGRESNTKHLRIPEQVPSAPPLGVEVTMSAENNGTVLVSWEPPPHEAHNGIIRSYQVWCVRSGGQLSSNWTVDSGTHSLEITALDPDTQYWISVAAVNGAGVGQLSEPHLLFMEPSMEAAAPPPLDAGPLDQVLRVLRGPVFIGSAGALLWLALMVSAVCLYRRHGRQARVKHAHHTSASLYRMASEDLIIKHRMAAPDSPWSSSAWKSAPCSERYPGLWAQSKENPGFRKTTLPKNEKDPCPPDTAVPIVPDNCGLYGTFYVDLSGVGLRTFSSPSRSPKVPHPGAKTPDAARFSQPVFKSSTDAERQRLPWKQALPAQPNMGVLKESWEKNYKRELHAVNSAPLVPTWQCSELLKSAPRANVARVCHIAKGGFPVGSKSAGSPKILHYSASLRMIDVPPAPPPFPELEDDTQSLSSEEDSSRSTKLTVEGGSVLLGGAGPGPQEIPARDDPSYLTLSYSRFSTASFSLSLDEQNDGPLTAQEVEQYLELRHEAEDCSVLSDSPPSLPHPFSPTPTFGYICGPMPSDLDAEDLADDLDVPGSQQLRPRGGTPRRCPTPSSCCSEWEGSLWNGWGSISEGNAPSARASLISSSDGSFMNDANFARVLAVAAETLGGGAFSDFSPPASPLSGLYPAREPFLGGLESLPVWDWNTAWVEEMEARYSLSRRAGATEPQGEGKQDERELDNRCSLDPPTTPASHQH